One segment of Streptomyces sp. YIM 121038 DNA contains the following:
- a CDS encoding threo-3-hydroxy-L-aspartate ammonia-lyase — translation MTSTPLVTLDDVRDAAARLKGVAHRTPVLRSRTLDARVGAEVFLKCENFQRIGAFKFRGAYNAVARLTPEQLAKGIASFSSGNHAQAIALAARERGSTAVILMPEDTPLSKRRAAEGYGAEIVTYDRYSGDRTAIGRQLAEERDLTLVPPYDHPDVIAGQGTAALELIEEVGALDALVSPVGGGGLIAGSATAVKGLDARIRVIGVEPEAGDDTKRSLEAGHRVTVPVPRTIADGQAIETPGELTFPINQRLVDEVVLVSDDEIRDAMRFAFERLKIVIEPSGATGVAALLAGRLPQVPPRVGVLISGGNISTERFAELCG, via the coding sequence ATGACGAGCACCCCCCTGGTCACCCTCGACGACGTGCGCGACGCCGCCGCCCGCCTCAAGGGCGTCGCCCACCGCACGCCCGTCCTCCGCTCCCGCACCCTGGACGCCCGCGTGGGCGCCGAGGTCTTCCTCAAGTGCGAGAACTTCCAGCGGATCGGCGCCTTCAAGTTCCGCGGCGCCTACAATGCGGTGGCCCGGCTCACCCCCGAGCAACTGGCCAAGGGCATCGCCTCGTTCTCCTCCGGGAACCACGCCCAGGCCATCGCGCTCGCGGCCCGAGAGCGGGGCAGCACCGCGGTGATCCTCATGCCGGAGGACACCCCGCTCTCCAAGCGCCGGGCCGCCGAGGGGTACGGCGCCGAGATCGTCACGTACGACCGCTACTCCGGCGACCGCACCGCCATCGGCAGGCAGCTGGCCGAGGAGCGTGACCTCACCCTGGTCCCGCCGTACGACCACCCGGACGTCATCGCGGGGCAGGGCACCGCCGCGCTCGAACTCATCGAGGAGGTCGGTGCGTTGGATGCCCTGGTCAGCCCGGTGGGCGGCGGCGGTCTGATCGCCGGCAGCGCCACGGCCGTAAAGGGCCTGGACGCGCGGATCCGTGTGATCGGCGTGGAGCCGGAGGCGGGCGACGACACCAAGCGGTCCCTGGAGGCCGGTCACCGCGTCACCGTCCCGGTCCCGCGCACCATCGCCGACGGCCAGGCCATCGAGACCCCCGGCGAGCTGACCTTCCCCATCAACCAGCGCCTGGTGGACGAGGTCGTGCTCGTCTCCGACGACGAGATCCGCGACGCGATGCGGTTCGCCTTCGAGCGCCTCAAGATCGTCATCGAGCCCAGCGGCGCGACCGGCGTCGCGGCCCTCCTGGCGGGCCGCCTCCCCCAGGTCCCGCCGCGCGTCGGCGTCCTCATCTCCGGCGGCAACATCAGCACCGAGCGCTTCGCGGAGCTCTGCGGCTAG
- a CDS encoding helix-turn-helix transcriptional regulator: MSAESADDVRNAERDAIIAALAPVVEGLVATFGSLCEAVVHDYRRPERSVVAIAGAVTGRSVGGSMSEIGMGMLARGDGAADELNYLTRTRDGKLVKSSTMLLRDSGGAVFGALCVNLDITAVQQASALIGELAGVAARSEVPTTTFGDDVGSVVSSIVDNHQLQLSRPWSELGRDARVELFRGLDEHGVFAVRGAVPQVAARLGISRASAYSYLAKSRAQGAPPPGPHTPPGAPA; encoded by the coding sequence ATGAGCGCCGAGAGCGCCGACGACGTACGGAACGCCGAGCGCGACGCGATCATCGCCGCCCTCGCACCGGTGGTCGAGGGGCTCGTCGCCACCTTCGGCTCCCTGTGCGAAGCGGTCGTCCACGACTACCGGCGGCCGGAGAGATCCGTCGTGGCGATCGCCGGAGCCGTCACGGGCCGCAGCGTCGGCGGCTCGATGAGCGAGATCGGCATGGGCATGCTGGCTCGCGGCGACGGCGCGGCCGACGAGCTGAACTACCTGACCCGCACCCGGGACGGCAAGCTGGTCAAGTCGTCCACGATGCTGCTGCGCGACAGCGGCGGCGCGGTGTTCGGCGCGCTCTGCGTCAACCTCGACATCACCGCGGTCCAGCAGGCGAGCGCCCTCATCGGTGAACTCGCGGGCGTGGCCGCCCGGTCGGAGGTGCCGACCACGACGTTCGGCGACGACGTCGGGTCCGTCGTCAGCTCCATCGTGGACAACCACCAGCTCCAGCTGAGCCGTCCGTGGAGCGAGCTCGGCCGCGACGCGCGCGTGGAGCTCTTCCGCGGCCTCGACGAGCACGGCGTCTTCGCCGTGCGGGGAGCCGTCCCGCAGGTCGCCGCCCGCCTCGGCATCTCCCGCGCCTCCGCCTACAGCTATCTCGCCAAGTCCCGCGCCCAGGGCGCACCGCCGCCCGGGCCCCACACCCCACCAGGAGCACCCGCATGA
- a CDS encoding CatB-related O-acetyltransferase: MPLVPADPTVLHPMPGQPRVVLLKPLITSPLIEVGEFSYYDDPDDATAFETRNVLYHYGPEKLVIGKFCALGEGTRFIMNGANHRMDGPSTFPFPIMGGSWADHFDLISGLPGRGDTVVGNDVWFGYRTLVMPGVRIGHGAVIASGSVVVDDVPDYGIVGGNPARLLRRRFGDQDIARLLELAWWDWPLEHLTRHVAAVMSGSVADLEAAAPTA; encoded by the coding sequence ATGCCCCTTGTCCCCGCCGACCCGACCGTCCTGCACCCGATGCCCGGCCAGCCCCGCGTGGTGCTCCTCAAGCCGCTGATCACCTCGCCGTTGATCGAGGTCGGCGAGTTCTCGTACTACGACGACCCCGACGACGCGACGGCCTTCGAGACGCGCAACGTGCTCTACCACTACGGGCCCGAGAAGCTCGTCATCGGCAAGTTCTGCGCCCTCGGCGAAGGCACGCGGTTCATCATGAACGGCGCCAACCACCGCATGGACGGCCCGTCCACGTTCCCCTTCCCCATCATGGGAGGCTCCTGGGCCGACCACTTCGACCTCATCAGCGGGCTGCCCGGCCGCGGCGACACCGTCGTCGGCAACGACGTGTGGTTCGGCTACCGGACCCTGGTGATGCCGGGCGTCCGCATCGGCCACGGCGCGGTCATCGCCTCCGGTTCCGTGGTCGTCGACGACGTCCCCGACTACGGCATCGTCGGCGGCAACCCGGCCCGGCTGCTGCGCCGCCGCTTCGGCGACCAGGACATCGCCCGGCTGCTCGAACTGGCTTGGTGGGACTGGCCGTTGGAGCACCTGACGCGCCACGTCGCAGCGGTGATGTCGGGCAGCGTGGCCGACCTGGAGGCAGCGGCGCCCACGGCCTAG
- a CDS encoding amino acid permease — MSTDTRNTSAPPAPTPGEGGLGKGLRRRHMNLIALGGVIGAGLFVGSGVVVRQTGPAAVLSFLAAGVLTVLIMRMLAEMTVARPALGSFYAHVRETLGARAGFAVGWLYWYFFVIVVAVEAVAGGRIIQLWLPDAPLWAISLVLMALLTATNMVSARSFGEFEYWFSSVKVLAIVVFLFLGALYLFGLWPEASGGLGHLTAHGGFAPEGVGAVLAAVVPCVGFFTGAEIVTIAAAESTEPERAVAAAIRSIVLRVVAFYVLSILVVVAVVPWTDDAVEVSPYAAVLERLDVPAAATVMNAVVLVAVLSCLNSALYTSSRMLFALTRGGDAPRGFTRLSRGGVPRRAILAGTSVGYASVIAAWISPDVVFQFLIDSYGAIALFVYLAIAVAQLRMRRALERESPDRLTLRMWGFPWLSRLTIAAMGAVILAMAFLPDSRTQFWLSLLTVAIVLGAYEVRRRHGEPVGPAREL; from the coding sequence GTGAGTACGGACACGCGGAACACCTCGGCCCCGCCCGCCCCCACGCCCGGCGAGGGCGGCCTGGGGAAGGGGCTCCGGCGGCGGCACATGAACCTGATCGCGCTGGGCGGGGTGATCGGCGCCGGGCTCTTCGTGGGCAGCGGCGTGGTCGTGCGGCAGACCGGGCCCGCGGCCGTCCTCTCCTTCCTGGCCGCCGGTGTCCTGACCGTGCTCATCATGCGGATGCTCGCGGAGATGACGGTGGCGCGGCCCGCGCTCGGCTCCTTCTACGCCCACGTGCGCGAGACGCTCGGCGCCCGCGCCGGGTTCGCCGTCGGCTGGCTGTACTGGTACTTCTTCGTGATCGTCGTCGCCGTGGAGGCGGTGGCGGGCGGGCGGATCATCCAGCTGTGGCTGCCGGACGCGCCGCTGTGGGCCATCAGCCTCGTCCTGATGGCCCTGCTCACGGCGACCAACATGGTCTCCGCGCGCTCCTTCGGCGAGTTCGAGTACTGGTTCTCGTCCGTGAAGGTGCTCGCCATCGTCGTGTTCCTGTTCCTGGGCGCGCTGTACCTCTTCGGGCTCTGGCCCGAGGCGTCCGGCGGCCTCGGCCACCTCACCGCGCACGGCGGCTTCGCGCCCGAGGGCGTGGGGGCGGTGCTCGCCGCCGTCGTGCCGTGCGTCGGGTTCTTCACCGGCGCGGAGATCGTGACCATCGCGGCCGCGGAGTCCACCGAGCCCGAGCGCGCCGTCGCCGCGGCGATCCGGTCGATCGTGCTGCGGGTCGTCGCGTTCTACGTCCTGTCCATCCTCGTGGTCGTCGCGGTGGTCCCCTGGACCGACGACGCCGTCGAGGTCAGCCCCTACGCGGCGGTCCTGGAGCGCCTGGACGTGCCCGCGGCGGCGACCGTCATGAACGCGGTCGTCCTCGTGGCGGTCCTGTCCTGCCTCAACTCCGCGCTCTACACCTCGTCCCGGATGCTCTTCGCCCTCACCCGCGGCGGTGACGCGCCGCGCGGCTTCACCCGGCTCAGCCGGGGCGGCGTGCCCCGCCGCGCGATCCTCGCGGGCACCTCCGTCGGCTACGCCTCGGTCATCGCGGCGTGGATCTCCCCCGACGTCGTCTTCCAGTTCCTCATCGACTCGTACGGGGCCATCGCGCTCTTCGTCTACCTGGCGATCGCCGTCGCCCAGCTGCGCATGCGACGCGCCCTGGAGCGCGAGTCCCCCGACCGGCTCACCCTGCGCATGTGGGGCTTCCCCTGGCTGAGCCGCCTCACGATCGCCGCCATGGGCGCGGTCATTCTGGCCATGGCCTTCCTGCCCGACAGCCGGACGCAGTTCTGGCTGAGCCTGCTGACGGTGGCGATCGTGCTCGGGGCGTACGAGGTGAGGCGGCGACACGGGGAACCGGTGGGTCCGGCGCGGGAACTGTAG
- a CDS encoding NACHT domain-containing protein — MGASEDGADALTDLKGRLRNLRARRRLSMITLSRRAGLGRTTVSQALNGTGVPSDATVAALAAALGADPEELLRLRDRAVPPPAPPEAPAADGSLGAEERFEAWYRSYVAHRYGQLSVIGLDLARPERNRWPLDAAYLSLEFATLTHGLPPGGLAGGRGDGAAVSVERAEQALAGRPRTLVRGLAGSGKTTLVQWLAVATARRELPAELAHLADRLPFVLPLRTLVRRGELPAPHEYLAATGCPREGAQPPGWADRVLLDGRGLLLVDGLDEVPRAQRARTRQWLHDLLAAYPRAAYVVTTRPSAVPEGWLADGGFAELTVRPMSARDVAVFLTRWHDAAAADGASPQERAHLAALGESLKDTVRSQRELSRLTTTPLLCALVCALHRDRRGRLPHGRMELYDAALSMLLHRRDRERDIDAPEGLCLTEHQSVQILQRLAYWLIRNGQDELDQDTAVDLIGDALPAMPHVGRQTDARGVLTHLLARSAGPPRTPSISSTAPSRTTSAPRPPSRRATSRSSSATPTTTAGRTSSAWPSPTPAPPNAPAS; from the coding sequence GTGGGGGCGAGCGAGGACGGGGCGGACGCGCTGACGGACCTGAAGGGGCGGCTGCGGAACCTGCGCGCGCGGCGGCGCCTCTCCATGATCACGCTGTCCCGGCGGGCCGGGCTCGGGCGCACGACCGTGAGCCAGGCCCTGAACGGGACGGGGGTGCCGAGCGACGCGACGGTGGCGGCCCTCGCCGCCGCGCTCGGCGCCGACCCGGAGGAGCTGCTACGGCTCCGGGACCGGGCGGTGCCGCCTCCCGCGCCGCCGGAGGCCCCCGCCGCGGACGGTTCCCTCGGTGCCGAGGAGCGGTTCGAGGCCTGGTACCGGAGCTACGTCGCCCACCGGTACGGGCAGCTCTCCGTGATCGGCCTCGACCTGGCGCGGCCGGAGCGCAACCGCTGGCCGCTGGACGCCGCGTACCTCAGCCTGGAGTTCGCCACGCTCACCCACGGCCTGCCTCCGGGCGGCCTCGCCGGTGGCCGCGGCGACGGGGCCGCGGTGAGCGTCGAGCGGGCCGAGCAGGCCCTCGCGGGCCGCCCGCGGACCCTGGTGCGCGGCCTCGCGGGCAGCGGCAAGACCACCCTCGTGCAGTGGCTCGCGGTCGCCACGGCCCGCCGTGAACTGCCCGCCGAACTGGCCCACTTGGCGGACCGCCTGCCGTTCGTGCTGCCCCTGCGGACCCTGGTCCGGCGCGGTGAACTGCCCGCCCCGCACGAGTACCTGGCCGCCACCGGCTGCCCCCGCGAGGGCGCCCAGCCGCCCGGCTGGGCCGACCGGGTCCTCCTGGACGGGCGGGGGCTGCTGCTCGTCGACGGCCTCGACGAGGTGCCCCGGGCCCAGCGCGCCCGGACCCGGCAGTGGCTGCACGACCTGCTCGCGGCCTACCCGCGCGCGGCGTACGTGGTGACGACCCGGCCCTCCGCCGTGCCCGAGGGCTGGCTCGCCGACGGCGGCTTCGCCGAGCTGACCGTGCGGCCGATGAGCGCCCGGGACGTGGCGGTGTTCCTGACCCGCTGGCACGACGCGGCCGCCGCCGACGGCGCGAGCCCGCAGGAGCGCGCCCACCTCGCCGCGCTCGGCGAGTCCCTCAAGGACACCGTGCGCTCACAGCGCGAGCTGTCCCGGCTGACCACCACGCCGCTGCTGTGCGCCCTGGTCTGCGCGCTCCACCGCGACCGGCGCGGCCGTCTGCCGCACGGCCGCATGGAGTTGTACGACGCCGCCCTGTCCATGCTGCTGCACCGGCGCGACCGCGAACGCGACATCGACGCCCCCGAGGGCCTCTGCCTCACCGAGCACCAGAGCGTCCAGATCCTGCAACGCCTCGCCTACTGGCTCATCCGCAACGGCCAGGACGAACTGGACCAGGACACCGCCGTCGACCTCATCGGCGACGCGCTGCCCGCGATGCCGCACGTCGGTCGGCAGACGGACGCGCGGGGTGTCCTCACCCACCTCCTCGCCCGCTCCGCCGGCCCACCGCGGACACCGTCGATTTCGTCCACCGCACCTTCCAGGACTACCTCGGCGCCAAGGCCGCCATCGAGGCGCGCGACCTCCCGCTCCTCGTCCGCAACGCCCACGACGACCGCTGGGAGGACGTCCTCCGCATGGCCGTCGCCCACGCCCGCCCCGCCGAACGCGCCAGCCTCCTGA
- a CDS encoding FadR/GntR family transcriptional regulator: protein MPLRTTARTNLVDLVIAQMESLIADGEWPVGAKIPAEPQLVEQLSVGRNTVREAVRALVHTGMLEPRQGDGTYVRASSDLGAAVQRRLRRAGVLEAYEVRASLERDAARYAAERRTPEDLDALRTALAERGRAWEAGDIEAFIDADMTFHRAVAAAAHNSVLADLYGHLSDGMRSTLQSVVGAPVPDSVRHQIGAHRAILDAIEARDPARAESAVLAHLAEGMAALREQPLDDHGGDATDGAAAAAPTH, encoded by the coding sequence ATGCCGCTGCGCACCACCGCACGGACCAACCTCGTCGATCTCGTCATCGCCCAGATGGAGAGCCTCATCGCCGACGGCGAGTGGCCGGTCGGGGCGAAGATCCCGGCCGAGCCGCAGCTCGTGGAGCAGCTCTCCGTCGGCCGCAACACCGTGCGGGAGGCCGTCCGCGCCCTGGTGCACACCGGAATGCTCGAACCCCGCCAGGGCGACGGCACCTATGTGCGCGCGAGCAGCGACCTCGGCGCCGCCGTGCAGCGGCGGCTGCGCAGGGCGGGCGTCCTGGAGGCGTACGAGGTGCGGGCGTCCCTGGAGCGGGACGCCGCCCGGTACGCGGCCGAGCGCCGCACCCCGGAGGACCTCGACGCGCTGCGGACGGCCCTCGCCGAGCGCGGCCGGGCCTGGGAGGCCGGGGACATCGAGGCGTTCATCGACGCGGACATGACCTTCCACCGCGCGGTGGCGGCCGCCGCCCACAACAGCGTCCTCGCCGATCTGTACGGGCACCTCAGCGACGGGATGCGCTCCACCCTCCAGTCGGTGGTCGGCGCCCCGGTCCCGGACTCCGTACGCCACCAGATCGGCGCCCACCGGGCGATCCTCGACGCCATCGAGGCGCGGGACCCCGCCAGGGCCGAGTCCGCCGTGCTCGCCCATCTCGCCGAGGGCATGGCCGCGCTGCGCGAACAGCCGCTGGACGACCACGGCGGCGACGCCACCGACGGCGCGGCCGCCGCCGCGCCCACCCACTGA
- a CDS encoding MFS transporter: protein MRREAPAATATVARDDDTTDTAPGQAPPSPPGVTGRRALYLGLGVVLLALNLRPALVAVSPLADVIRDDSGMSATATSLLTALPLLCFGLLAPVAPGLGRRFGMERSLLGTMALICAGTALRMVDSVIALFAGTVVIGAGIAVANVLLPGLIKRDFPGRAGLMTGLYSMSLFGGAALAAGVTLPVRDASGMDWRTTLACWGALALLALLVWLPQVRSRTRVAAAAARQAAHPVRGLWRSPLAWQVTAYMGLQSLNYYAAAAWLPTLLQDSGMSAGDAGWMLSFSALLGITGSFVTPVIVGRRLSSALLSTLGALLCAAGYAGLLAAPVGGAYVWMSLLGLGQGAAISLALLFIVQRAPDARHVAQLSSMAQCFGYVLAATGPAILGAVHDASHDWTIPVVVLLVLLVPQVVVGVGAARDRHVRGTA, encoded by the coding sequence ATGCGCAGGGAAGCGCCCGCCGCCACGGCCACCGTGGCGCGGGACGACGACACCACCGACACGGCACCCGGCCAGGCCCCGCCGAGCCCGCCCGGCGTCACCGGGCGCCGGGCGCTGTACCTCGGCCTCGGCGTCGTCCTGCTCGCCCTGAACCTGCGCCCCGCGCTCGTCGCCGTCTCCCCCCTCGCGGACGTCATCCGCGACGACAGCGGCATGTCGGCCACGGCCACCAGCCTGCTCACGGCCCTGCCCCTGCTGTGCTTCGGCCTGCTCGCGCCGGTCGCGCCCGGCCTCGGCCGCCGCTTCGGCATGGAGCGCTCGCTGCTCGGCACCATGGCGCTGATCTGCGCGGGCACCGCGCTGCGGATGGTGGACTCGGTCATCGCCCTGTTCGCCGGCACGGTCGTCATCGGCGCGGGCATCGCCGTCGCCAACGTGCTCCTGCCCGGCCTGATCAAGCGGGACTTCCCCGGCCGGGCGGGCCTGATGACGGGCCTGTACTCGATGTCGCTGTTCGGCGGCGCCGCGCTCGCGGCCGGCGTCACGCTGCCGGTGCGGGACGCCTCGGGCATGGACTGGCGGACCACGCTGGCGTGCTGGGGCGCGCTCGCGCTGCTCGCCCTCCTGGTGTGGCTGCCGCAGGTGCGCTCGCGCACCCGCGTCGCCGCCGCGGCGGCCCGGCAGGCGGCGCACCCGGTGCGCGGCCTGTGGCGCTCGCCCCTGGCCTGGCAGGTCACCGCGTACATGGGGCTCCAGTCGCTGAACTACTACGCCGCCGCGGCCTGGCTGCCGACGCTGCTCCAGGACTCCGGGATGAGCGCGGGCGACGCCGGGTGGATGCTGTCGTTCTCGGCGCTGCTCGGCATCACGGGCTCGTTCGTGACCCCGGTGATCGTCGGCAGGCGGCTGAGCTCCGCGCTGCTCTCGACCCTCGGCGCGCTCCTGTGCGCGGCCGGGTACGCCGGGCTGCTCGCCGCCCCGGTCGGCGGCGCCTACGTGTGGATGAGCCTGCTCGGACTCGGCCAGGGCGCGGCGATCAGCCTCGCGCTGCTGTTCATCGTGCAGCGGGCGCCGGACGCCCGGCACGTCGCACAGCTGTCCAGCATGGCGCAGTGCTTCGGCTACGTCCTCGCCGCCACGGGGCCCGCCATCCTGGGCGCCGTCCACGACGCGTCCCACGACTGGACGATCCCCGTGGTGGTGCTCCTGGTGCTGCTGGTCCCCCAGGTCGTGGTGGGCGTCGGCGCGGCCCGCGACCGGCACGTGCGCGGGACCGCGTAG
- a CDS encoding DUF11 domain-containing protein gives MSTTRHRRRALVGAAVAALICVLPQWSGQDPARAAAPSGSEARVTTHLSRALPAAGRADTPPGGLVTYTLTAKNNGPSVARNVTATDTLPEGMVFVSSADGCTASGRTVTCGPEPQLGVGQTKKWTFLARLNSSYQGDGSDLGNSASGTSDATDPDPDNNKPDPVTPPGPFTPESDISTVKTALGNGPIVPGQEYEYEIEASNAGLSDARNVRATDTLPDGVSFVSSADPCTASGQTVSCGPHAKLTPGASVKWTFKVKLSAAYQGDGSDLHNTATSTSDSKDPDLTNNTSKAVLPPGGVSEPQADLWAGKEPTTTTPVAPGETFEYAVTVTNDGPSRALNAKATDTLPARLAFVGSADGCTASGQTVTCGPQAVLEPGASKTWKFTVRLDSEYTGDGSDIRNTATVSSDTADPVPGNNSAEAGVPGSKVNKPTADLAVTKTAVGDTAPRPGETFDYKITVTNKGPSADAYNVKLTDDLPVGLSYVSSSPTGCTVSGQVVNCRRTTPLKVGETVEYTLTVKVDPAYQGDGSDIKNTAHVTADNIDPASENDTDTAGPPDGEIAAPAADLAIVKKPATDKPVAPGETFDYTLTVTNKGPSQAEQVQVSDVLPTALSFVSSDDPCTAGRTVTCGPLATLAPGASVSWVFKVKLAATYTGDGDDLDNTATVSSATKDPVTDNNSSTTGPPGGKVTKPTADLEVTKQIP, from the coding sequence ATGAGTACGACACGACATCGCCGACGCGCCCTCGTGGGCGCCGCGGTCGCCGCGCTGATCTGCGTGCTGCCGCAGTGGTCCGGCCAGGACCCGGCCCGGGCGGCCGCGCCGTCCGGATCGGAAGCGAGGGTGACCACGCACCTGAGCCGCGCCCTGCCCGCGGCGGGCAGGGCGGACACCCCGCCCGGCGGACTGGTCACGTACACGCTGACGGCGAAGAACAACGGGCCGTCCGTGGCCCGCAACGTGACCGCGACGGACACGCTGCCCGAAGGCATGGTGTTCGTGTCCTCGGCCGACGGCTGCACCGCCAGCGGCCGCACGGTCACCTGCGGCCCCGAGCCGCAGCTCGGCGTGGGCCAGACCAAGAAGTGGACGTTCCTGGCCCGGCTGAACTCCTCCTACCAGGGCGACGGTTCGGACCTCGGCAACAGCGCGTCGGGCACGTCGGACGCCACCGACCCCGACCCGGACAACAACAAGCCCGACCCGGTCACGCCCCCGGGACCCTTCACGCCCGAGTCGGACATCTCGACGGTCAAGACGGCCCTCGGCAACGGGCCGATCGTGCCCGGCCAGGAGTACGAGTACGAGATCGAGGCCTCCAACGCCGGTCTCTCGGACGCCCGCAACGTGCGCGCCACCGACACGCTGCCCGACGGCGTCTCGTTCGTGTCGTCGGCCGACCCCTGCACGGCGTCCGGACAGACCGTGAGTTGCGGCCCGCACGCCAAGCTCACCCCCGGTGCCTCCGTGAAGTGGACGTTCAAGGTCAAGCTGAGCGCCGCCTACCAGGGTGACGGCTCGGACCTGCACAACACCGCGACGTCGACGTCCGACTCCAAGGACCCCGACCTCACCAACAACACCAGCAAGGCGGTCCTCCCGCCGGGCGGCGTCAGCGAGCCCCAGGCCGACCTCTGGGCGGGCAAGGAGCCCACGACCACCACGCCCGTCGCGCCGGGCGAGACCTTCGAGTACGCCGTGACCGTCACCAACGACGGACCCTCCCGGGCACTCAACGCGAAGGCGACCGACACCCTGCCCGCGCGCCTCGCCTTCGTGGGCTCGGCGGACGGCTGCACCGCCTCCGGCCAGACCGTCACCTGCGGGCCGCAGGCCGTCCTGGAACCGGGCGCGTCCAAGACGTGGAAGTTCACCGTCCGGCTCGACTCCGAGTACACCGGTGACGGCAGCGACATCCGCAACACCGCGACCGTCTCCTCGGACACCGCCGACCCCGTCCCGGGCAACAACAGCGCGGAGGCCGGGGTGCCGGGCAGCAAGGTCAACAAGCCCACGGCCGACCTGGCCGTGACCAAGACCGCCGTCGGCGACACCGCGCCGCGCCCCGGCGAGACCTTCGACTACAAGATCACCGTCACCAACAAGGGCCCGTCGGCCGACGCCTACAACGTCAAGCTCACCGACGACCTGCCCGTGGGCCTGTCGTACGTCTCCTCCTCGCCCACCGGGTGCACGGTCTCCGGGCAGGTGGTCAACTGCCGCCGCACGACCCCGCTCAAGGTCGGGGAGACCGTGGAGTACACGCTGACGGTGAAGGTGGACCCCGCCTACCAGGGCGACGGCAGTGACATCAAGAACACCGCCCACGTCACCGCCGACAACATCGACCCGGCCAGCGAGAACGACACCGACACCGCGGGACCGCCCGACGGTGAGATCGCGGCGCCCGCCGCCGACCTGGCGATCGTGAAGAAGCCCGCCACCGACAAGCCGGTCGCCCCCGGCGAGACCTTCGACTACACGCTGACGGTCACCAACAAGGGCCCGTCCCAGGCCGAGCAGGTCCAGGTGTCCGACGTCCTGCCGACGGCGCTGAGCTTCGTCTCCTCGGACGACCCGTGCACCGCGGGCCGCACGGTCACCTGCGGCCCGCTCGCGACCCTGGCCCCCGGGGCCTCGGTCAGCTGGGTGTTCAAGGTGAAGCTCGCCGCCACCTACACCGGTGACGGCGACGACCTCGACAACACGGCCACCGTGTCGTCGGCGACCAAGGACCCGGTCACCGACAACAACTCCAGCACCACGGGCCCGCCCGGAGGCAAGGTCACCAAGCCGACGGCCGACCTGGAGGTGACCAAGCAGATTCCCTGA